Below is a genomic region from Aurantimonas sp. HBX-1.
TTGTCTGCCGAAATTTCCAACGTCGTCGCCGCAGTCTTTGCGGCCGCCCAGGACGAAGGTGGCGCCAACGCATTTTCCAACGCGAACCGGGCGATGGATCATCTGCTCGCCCATGGCTCTAACTGGCATCGCGTCGCCTTACCGCGAAAGGTGAACGGCGACGCGCTATCGTACGCCCTCGTCGAGGCGGTAGAGGAGAAGGCAGGCGGGGTTCTTGGCCTTGCACAGGTCGGTTATCTGAGCGATGCCGGATGAGATGAGCACGAGCGCTAAGCCTGATGGGATCGAGGGGACGTCGCAGCGACGGCGGCTGGAGCACGACATCCGGCCGGCACAGCAGCGGCGCCTCGGGGACGAGGTTTTCGAGGCCCTCGCTCGGCTAATCACGACTGGTGAACTCGCACTCGGCAGCAAGCTGCCCGCTGAGGGCGAACTTTGTCGGCTCTTTGCGGTCTCGCGCCCCGTCGTTCGGGCCGCGCTCGCGCGACTTCGCGACGACGGACTGGTCGAATCGCGCAAGGGCTCGGGCTCCTACGTCCTCGGCCTCGGCGCTGAGGAGCCGGACGCCGACCCGAGAGCCAGGCTGGGGGCGACGCTTCGGGCTCTCGAGTTCCGCCGCAGCATCGAGCCCGACGCGGCCTATTATGCGAGCCTCAGGCGCTCGCCGGGTGAATTGCGGGCCATCGAAACGGCGCTCGCCAATTTCGAGGAGACCATACGTACCGGGGATCTGCGAAGACGGGTGGATTACGAATTTCACCTTTCGATCGCCGAGGCCTCGCAAAATATCTATTACGTTACCGGGCTATCGGCGATCGAGTACGATATTGATCTCGGGCAGAAGCTTGCCCGGGACCTCTCGCAGCTTGGCCAAAGCGAGCGGCGCCGTTCGATCTTCGTGGAGCACAAGGCGATTTTCGAGGCGATCGAACGGCAGGATCCGCCGGGTGCCAAGCGCGCCATGGAAATCCATCTTGAGCATTCGCAGTTACGCGTCATCTCCCGCGGCGAGGAGATCGTGCGCCGTGCCGATGCTGGGGCGAGGGCGCTCAGCCTTGGGCTGCCAGCAAGGACGGACGACACCTAGATCCGATGATTTCGGTACCGCAAGCAATCGGGCTGGACCTTTCGCTCTTGCCAATCAACCTGGCTCTGATGGCGCGCATGAGTCGGTTTTTGCGCCGAGCTGCTGCCAGCGCGAAAGGATCCGTGGCCATTCATCAGCATTGACTAGATGGATGGGACGTCTGCCGCCAATGATTGCGATGGCATCCTCTACCGCGGTTTCGCTCATTGCCCGCATGCTCTCGCCGGTGATGCCGGCGACGTGCGGCGTCAGCACAACGGTCTCGAGCCGGCGGAGCAAGTGATTGACTGGAAGCGGCTGCGTCGTGAAGACGTCGAGGGCGGCCCCGGCAAGACGCCCGTCCGCAAGTCGCGACGCCAACGCATCCTCGTCGACAATCGCCCCGCGCGCGACGTTGACGAGGAATGCGGAGCGGCGCATGCGGTCGAGTTCACAGGGGCCAATCATGCCTTGCGTCTCCTTGGTCAAAGGGCAGGCGATCACGACG
It encodes:
- a CDS encoding FadR/GntR family transcriptional regulator — its product is MPDEMSTSAKPDGIEGTSQRRRLEHDIRPAQQRRLGDEVFEALARLITTGELALGSKLPAEGELCRLFAVSRPVVRAALARLRDDGLVESRKGSGSYVLGLGAEEPDADPRARLGATLRALEFRRSIEPDAAYYASLRRSPGELRAIETALANFEETIRTGDLRRRVDYEFHLSIAEASQNIYYVTGLSAIEYDIDLGQKLARDLSQLGQSERRRSIFVEHKAIFEAIERQDPPGAKRAMEIHLEHSQLRVISRGEEIVRRADAGARALSLGLPARTDDT